Genomic segment of Meles meles chromosome 17, mMelMel3.1 paternal haplotype, whole genome shotgun sequence:
ACATGAACGGAAATGACTGTGCCTTCCTCAGTGCAGGGGGCTCTTCCGCCCTTCACCTCCCTTCTCCAAACCTCTGTTTTGGGCTGGGCTGAAGGAGTTGACCACGCCCAGGGGCAAAGACCCTGATGAGACTGTGCACAGTTTTGCCCAGCGCCGCCTCGGACCCGAGGTAACACAGCCCAGAGGCCCCCAAGTCCCTCTCCTGCTAAACAGCAGCAGAGCCCCCTATTCAGACCTTCCACCTGGGGACTCCATATCATTTGggaatattctctccctctcttcacaCCCAGTAGTCCCCAGAACTCAGCACTGAGAGTGAaggcctccccttccctcccattcTTCTGTTATAGTGGGACTGCTCCCCTCTTCAGTCCTACCCCACCGCCAGTCCCTACCTTGCAGGGTCAGTGGGAAGTCTTCTGTGGCTTCTTCTTCCTTGGCCTCTCAATCCCGGTCTCGTCCTCCAGGTGGCGTCTCTAGCCATGGACAGTCTCTGCCGAGGAGTGTTTGCAGGCGACAGCCGGGAGCTCAGCATCAGGTCCTGCTTTCCCAgtatcttccaagctgaacaaaCTCATCGTTCCGTTTTACTGGGGCTGCTGCTGGGGGCAGGTGAGGGGGTGTTGGTTCAAGGGGTGACGCTACTAAGGACCGCTGGAGTGAGGGACTGGAGACCAGGGGTGCTGTTTTAATGATCCCTCTTTCCCACCTCCTCTGCAGGGCGGAGCCCCCAGCCAGACTCGGCTCTCATTCGCCAGGCTCGAGCCGAGCGCTGGAGCCAGTGGTCACTGCGGGGAGGGCTGGAGACGTTGCCCCAGGCCCTTAACACCCACCTGACTAGTAGGGGCGTCACTGTTCTCAAAGGCCAGCCCGTCTGTGGGCTCAGCCTCCAGGCAGAAGGGCGCTGGAAGGTAGGAGAGCCCCCCCGGTGTGTAATGTGTGTGTTCAAGTCTCCACCTTTGCCTAAATGGCCAGGGTCGTTAGGACTTGCTCATTGTTTTCTTGCCTTAGATCCTGTAGGAACATGGGCTATCCTAGGGTCTTAGGCCTTATTTGTGGACGTTTCTCCAAGACCTGTTTGATCCAATTCTGGTTAGGAGTGCTGTTGGAGTGGCTTGGACAGGGGAAGGGACAGCCCGGCTCCCCCGCACATCTCAGGGGCCACACCGGCTTCCGCGCGGCCGGCTGCCTGCAGTGGCAGCGCTCTGTGCTGACTCCATCCTGGGGCGCACTCAGCCTCTCCTGCCAGTTTGGTGCCTGGGACTCTGTGGCAAAATTCCCATTATGTCTGTGTCTCACACATGCTTTTCATCCCGTCAGGTGTCTCTCGGGGACAGCAGTCTGGAGGCAGACCACGTGATTAGCGCTATTCCAGCTTCAGGTAATGGGGTCGCTGCCGTCCCCAGCCAGAGTGAGGCTAAGTGTAGCTTCCTGGGCCAGCAGGACCACGCTGTGCCCGACCTGGTCGTCCCTGTGGGAGTCTGATCCCAGGGAGGGTCGGTGAGCCCGCCGTGAGTGCCTCCTGAAGCAGGCCTCTGGCTGCTCTCCCCCAGTGCTCAGCGGGCTGCTCCCTGCCCAGGCCGCGCCTCTGGCCTGTGCCCTGCGTGCCATCACTGCCGTGTCCGTGGCTGTGGTGAACCTCCAGTACCGAGGAGCTCGTCTACCTGTGCAGGTACGCGTGGCACAGAGCAGTGAGAGCCGCCGGGCGGGGCCACCGCGCACCTTCCTTCCTGACCGggtctctcccttcctccagggATTTGGACATTTGGTGCCATCCTCAGAAGACCCAGGCGTCCTGGGAATCGTGTATGACTCAGTTGCTTTTCCTGAGCAGGACGGGAGCCCCCCGGGCCTCCGAGTGACTGTGAGCAGTGGCAGACTTGCTTAGCAGGAGTTTCCAGAGGGCTCCTCTGCGCCCAGTAGGTAAGGCCAGGCTGGTCAGTGCCACATTCTCTCCCTAGGTGATGCTGGGAGGGTCCTGGTTACAGACGCTGGAAGCCAGGGGCTCCGTCTTATCTCAGGAGCTGTTCCAGCAGCGGGCACAGCAGGCAGCTGCCGCCCAGTTAGGACTGAAGGAGCCCCCGAGTCACTGCTTGGTCCACCTGCACAAGGTGAGCGAGGAAGTGCGCTCGGCTCCCGCCGAAGGCAGGGACGGTGTATCTGTTGCCATCTCCTCAAGCTTGGCCATCAGCAACCAAAACTTGCCTGtatcccctcttctctccctagAACTGCATCCCCCAGTATACACTAGGCCACTGGCAAAAACTGGGTGAGTTGGGAAAGCGGCTGTGCTGAGGAGGGCAAGGAAACCAGACCCCCGGCGCTCACAGTCCCATCATCTTCTTCCAGAGGCAGCGACCCAGTTCCTGGCTTCTCGGAGGCTGCCCCTGACTCTGGCCGGAGCCTCCTATGAGGGTGTTGCTGTCAATGACTGTATAGAGAGCGGACGCCAGGCAGCAGCCCGGGCCCTGGGCTCGGGACCTAACAGCTGATCCCCACTTCCTCCTGGCCATGCTGGCAGCACCTCTTTACCCACGAAAATAAAAGTTGCTGGAGCTCGGCTGCATCTGGTTGTTCCGTCACCCCTGGGCTTACGGTGGCAGGGGAAGGAGCGGGTCACAAAGGGGAGGCACAAGGTGCCTGGGAGGCAGCAAGCAGGAGCAGAGGCAAGACAAAGTcctttattagaaaatatatcaaaatcccAGCCCCCTGAGCCAGGTCCAGAAGAGGAAGCTACTCGAGCACTGGCAGAAAGTACCCAGGGAGGGGCTTCCTTCATCAAACAAACTTCCTCGGAAccataaatagaataaatattcACAGAGGTCCCGGGAAAAGCCAGATCGCTCTTCTCTCCGTGGAAGAGGAAGGGACTTGGGGTCCAGCCCTGCTCTTACCCAGGGGCCAGGGACTCTCAGGAGTCATCACATAAAATCATGACACCATGGATTCACAGTCATAAGTCCTGGCAGGTGACCCTAGAAAGAGGGACCCCAGGTCTGAAGGAGCCCAGCTCCAGTCCAGCAGTGAGGAGAGGTCCTGGCCTCCAGCGCAGCCCTGGAGTTGCATCTCCCCACATCCCTCTAAGAACAGTGAGGACCTGAGGGTGAGGAGAGTACAACCCGCCTGATTTGGGTTCATGATTGAGGTGGGCAGGCAGGACGAGTCAATGTGAACCACTGGGGGCTGTGTGGTTGGCAGTAGGCAGAGGGCCGGGCCTGGCTGGGGGCCGGCGCTGCAGCATCTCTTGACGGAAGGCCTGGGAGGAACCAGGTGGGTAACGGGGACCAGAGGGAGTCCGGGGACCCCGAGGGTCAGTTCCAATGTCTGCTGTGATGTTGGTATAGAGAGGGCCTAGCTCTCGAGCCAGCAACCGGTAGGTCAGTGAGTTCATCCCATCTTGCGTCCAGGAATTCTGGGTACGGACCAGGAGGTCAAATCTGAGGGTCAGAGGTTGGAGAACTAAGGCCCAGAAAGAAACAGCCAGGGACCTAAGGAGTGTCAGGATGCAGCGCCTTCTCTGGGAATGCAGCTCCCCAAGCAGCCGCAGCAGCTCCCAGGCTGTCCCCCCTACCTGTGCGGGTTCTCCTCGTTGCCCTTATCACCACGATGCTTCACCATCTTGTAGTGCCCCACTGACATGGGGGGGCGAGAGATCTTCATCCCAGCCAGGCGCACCCTGCGGGGAAAGTGGGGGCACCTTGGAGGACCCTGCGCAGAGGCAAGCTGCTCTTCTGTTTGCTCCGCCCGGCAAGGAGGCGGCAGCAGGTTCTGTACAACAACTAGCACTAGCTAGGCAAGAAAAGGGCCACACACTGGAAGAGAGAAAGTCAAACAGAAGGAAAGGCCGGAGAATGCAAAGGCGGGACGCAGCCAAGTAAGTCTGGGCGCCTTGGGGCCTCTAAACACCTGGCAGGTAGGTCTGCACCTCCCATCTTGTTGTCTCAGTGGCTCCGAGAAACCGCCCTGGCATTTGTTGGAAAGGACAGGACTAGCCCAGGAGCTACACCCCCAAGCTCAGCAATCCCCACCTAGAACAGCGGCTGCCCTGCCTCAACTTCTCAccctgcacccccctcccccacgggcCTCTGTGTTAGGAAAAGAACAGAACCAAGTCATCAGGACCCCACCTCTGACACACAGAAGCAGAACGGAGATGGCCTGGGCAAGTGCTGAAAGAACACATCCATTTAGGAATTGCTGGGCCCTTTCCACACATCCAGAGGACAAGAATTCAGAGAGGTCATCCCGGAGGACAcgaggggggaggggagcccaTGGGTCCAACACAGCAAACC
This window contains:
- the PPOX gene encoding protoporphyrinogen oxidase isoform X4, which codes for MDSLCRGVFAGDSRELSIRSCFPSIFQAEQTHRSVLLGLLLGAGRSPQPDSALIRQARAERWSQWSLRGGLETLPQALNTHLTSRGVTVLKGQPVCGLSLQAEGRWKVSLGDSSLEADHVISAIPASVLSGLLPAQAAPLACALRAITAVSVAVVNLQYRGARLPVQGFGHLVPSSEDPGVLGIVYDSVAFPEQDGSPPGLRVTVMLGGSWLQTLEARGSVLSQELFQQRAQQAAAAQLGLKEPPSHCLVHLHKNCIPQYTLGHWQKLEAATQFLASRRLPLTLAGASYEGVAVNDCIESGRQAAARALGSGPNS
- the PPOX gene encoding protoporphyrinogen oxidase isoform X1 yields the protein MVRTVVVLGGGISGLAASYHLSRAPCPPKVVLVEGSERLGGWIRSVRGPGDAVFELGPRGIRPAGALGARTLLLVSELGLDSEVLPVRGDHPAAQNRFLYVGGALHALPSGLRGLFRPSPPFSKPLFWAGLKELTTPRGKDPDETVHSFAQRRLGPEVASLAMDSLCRGVFAGDSRELSIRSCFPSIFQAEQTHRSVLLGLLLGAGRSPQPDSALIRQARAERWSQWSLRGGLETLPQALNTHLTSRGVTVLKGQPVCGLSLQAEGRWKVSLGDSSLEADHVISAIPASVLSGLLPAQAAPLACALRAITAVSVAVVNLQYRGARLPVQGFGHLVPSSEDPGVLGIVYDSVAFPEQDGSPPGLRVTVMLGGSWLQTLEARGSVLSQELFQQRAQQAAAAQLGLKEPPSHCLVHLHKNCIPQYTLGHWQKLEAATQFLASRRLPLTLAGASYEGVAVNDCIESGRQAAARALGSGPNS
- the PPOX gene encoding protoporphyrinogen oxidase isoform X5; this encodes MVRTVVVLGGGISGLAASYHLSRAPCPPKVVLVEGSERLGGWIRSVRGPGDAVFELGPRGIRPAGALGARTLLLFLLFLRVYGEQVSELGLDSEVLPVRGDHPAAQNRFLYVGGALHALPSGLRGLFRPSPPFSKPLFWAGLKELTTPRGKDPDETVHSFAQRRLGPEVASLAMDSLCRGVFAGDSRELSIRSCFPSIFQAEQTHRSVLLGLLLGAGRSPQPDSALIRQARAERWSQWSLRGGLETLPQALNTHLTSRGVTVLKGQPVCGLSLQAEGRWKVSLGDSSLEADHVISAIPASVLSGLLPAQAAPLACALRAITAVSVAVVNLQYRGARLPVQGFGHLVPSSEDPGVLGIVYDSVAFPEQDGSPPGLRVTVMLGGSWLQTLEARGSVLSQELFQQRAQQAAAAQLGLKEPPSHCLVHLHKNCIPQYTLGHWQKLEAATQFLASRRLPLTLAGASYEGVAVNDCIESGRQAAARALGSGPNS
- the PPOX gene encoding protoporphyrinogen oxidase isoform X3, with the translated sequence MLSLNLDLEEFGRREPWEPGPCSWVYGEQVSELGLDSEVLPVRGDHPAAQNRFLYVGGALHALPSGLRGLFRPSPPFSKPLFWAGLKELTTPRGKDPDETVHSFAQRRLGPEVASLAMDSLCRGVFAGDSRELSIRSCFPSIFQAEQTHRSVLLGLLLGAGRSPQPDSALIRQARAERWSQWSLRGGLETLPQALNTHLTSRGVTVLKGQPVCGLSLQAEGRWKVSLGDSSLEADHVISAIPASVLSGLLPAQAAPLACALRAITAVSVAVVNLQYRGARLPVQGFGHLVPSSEDPGVLGIVYDSVAFPEQDGSPPGLRVTVMLGGSWLQTLEARGSVLSQELFQQRAQQAAAAQLGLKEPPSHCLVHLHKNCIPQYTLGHWQKLEAATQFLASRRLPLTLAGASYEGVAVNDCIESGRQAAARALGSGPNS
- the PPOX gene encoding protoporphyrinogen oxidase isoform X2 is translated as MVRTVVVLGGGISGLAASYHLSRAPCPPKVVLVEGSERLGGWIRSVRGPGDAVFELGPRGIRPAGALGARTLLLVSELGLDSEVLPVRGDHPAAQNRFLYVGGALHALPSGLRGLFRPSPPFSKPLFWAGLKELTTPRGKDPDETVHSFAQRRLGPEVASLAMDSLCRGVFAGDSRELSIRSCFPSIFQAEQTHRSVLLGLLLGAGRSPQPDSALIRQARAERWSQWSLRGGLETLPQALNTHLTSRGVTVLKGQPVCGLSLQAEGRWKVSLGDSSLEADHVISAIPASVLSGLLPAQAAPLACALRAITAVSVAVVNLQYRGARLPVQGFGHLVPSSEDPGVLGIVYDSVAFPEQDGSPPGLRVTCHILSLGDAGRVLVTDAGSQGLRLISGAVPAAGTAGSCRPVRTEGAPESLLGPPAQELHPPVYTRPLAKTGGSDPVPGFSEAAPDSGRSLL